A single Theropithecus gelada isolate Dixy chromosome 7b, Tgel_1.0, whole genome shotgun sequence DNA region contains:
- the ARF6 gene encoding ADP-ribosylation factor 6 produces MGKVLSKIFGNKEMRILMLGLDAAGKTTILYKLKLGQSVTTIPTVGFNVETVTYKNVKFNVWDVGGQDKIRPLWRHYYTGTQGLIFVVDCADRDRIDEARQELHRIINDREMRDAIILIFANKQDLPDAMKPHEIQEKLGLTRIRDRNWYVQPSCATSGDGLYEGLTWLTSNYKS; encoded by the coding sequence ATGGGGAAGGTGCTATCCAAAATCTTCGGGAACAAGGAAATGCGGATCCTCATGTTGGGCCTGGACGCGGCCGGCAAGACAACAATCCTGTACAAGTTGAAGCTGGGCCAGTCGGTGACCACCATTCCCACTGTGGGTTTCAACGTGGAGACGGTGACTTACAAAAATGTCAAGTTCAACGTATGGGATGTGGGCGGCCAGGACAAGATCCGGCCGCTCTGGCGGCATTACTACACTGGGACCCAAGGTCTGATCTTCGTAGTGGACTGCGCCGACCGCGACCGCATCGATGAGGCTCGCCAGGAGCTGCACCGCATTATCAATGACCGGGAGATGAGGGACGCCATAATCCTCATCTTCGCCAACAAGCAGGACCTGCCTGATGCCATGAAACCCCACGAGATCCAGGAGAAACTGGGCCTGACCCGGATTCGGGACAGGAACTGGTATGTGCAGCCCTCCTGTGCCACCTCAGGGGACGGACTCTATGAGGGGCTCACATGGTTAACCTCTAACTACAAATCTTAA